In the genome of Rhizobium rhizogenes, one region contains:
- the pdxA gene encoding 4-hydroxythreonine-4-phosphate dehydrogenase PdxA, translating to MTHASLPLALTQGDPAGIGPDIAITAWAKRRENGLPPFIFIGDPDVVASRAALIGIPVTIETCEAGDAVGLFERAFPVLPLPVGFEVQAGQPHVGAAHATIKAIETAVSLTVEGKTAAVVTNPIAKSVLYEAGFGFPGHTEFLADLALRQTGAQVTPVMMIAGPKVRVVPVTIHIPVKDVPAALTEELIVKTCRIIDTDLREKFGIAAPRLAVAGLNPHAGEDGALGTEDRDVVHPATMRLRKDGIDAFGPLPADTMFHDAARKRYDVAVCMYHDQALIPAKALGFDDSVNVTLGLPFIRTSPDHGTAFGIAGQGIANEASLVAALNMAAEISARSRVGA from the coding sequence GTGACACATGCATCCCTGCCGCTTGCCCTGACACAGGGAGATCCAGCCGGTATCGGCCCTGATATCGCCATCACCGCCTGGGCAAAGCGCCGGGAGAACGGTCTGCCGCCCTTTATCTTCATCGGCGATCCCGATGTGGTGGCGAGCCGTGCGGCGTTGATCGGTATCCCGGTCACCATCGAGACCTGCGAAGCGGGTGATGCCGTAGGCCTGTTCGAGCGTGCTTTCCCTGTGCTTCCGCTTCCCGTCGGTTTCGAGGTACAGGCGGGCCAGCCGCATGTCGGAGCAGCGCACGCGACGATCAAGGCCATCGAGACCGCCGTGTCCCTGACGGTTGAGGGCAAGACTGCGGCTGTCGTCACCAATCCGATTGCGAAGTCCGTGCTTTACGAAGCGGGTTTCGGTTTTCCCGGTCATACGGAATTTCTGGCCGATCTTGCCTTGCGCCAGACCGGCGCGCAGGTAACGCCGGTGATGATGATTGCCGGCCCCAAGGTCCGCGTCGTGCCGGTAACGATCCATATTCCGGTAAAAGACGTGCCGGCGGCGCTGACGGAAGAGCTGATCGTCAAGACCTGCCGTATCATCGATACCGATCTGCGCGAGAAATTCGGCATTGCGGCGCCACGTCTGGCTGTCGCCGGTCTCAATCCGCATGCGGGTGAAGATGGCGCGCTGGGCACCGAGGACCGCGATGTGGTTCATCCGGCAACCATGCGGCTGCGCAAGGACGGCATCGATGCCTTCGGCCCCCTGCCCGCCGACACCATGTTCCATGATGCCGCCCGCAAGCGCTACGACGTGGCGGTCTGCATGTATCATGACCAGGCACTCATTCCGGCCAAGGCGCTCGGCTTTGACGATTCCGTCAATGTCACGCTCGGCCTGCCCTTCATCCGCACGTCACCCGACCATGGCACCGCCTTCGGCATTGCCGGTCAGGGTATCGCCAATGAAGCGAGCCTTGTCGCGGCGC